Below is a genomic region from Triticum dicoccoides isolate Atlit2015 ecotype Zavitan chromosome 5A, WEW_v2.0, whole genome shotgun sequence.
ttttttccttttggaaaaaTTGCAGGTGGTCCTTGTTTCCATTTTTTTTGAGGATTATTGTTGCCATATAAATGATTTTTTAGCCAAATATTTTTTTGAGACAAATATAAATGATGTTACCATTTTTTTGAGAACATATAAATGATGTTACCAAAGGAATAATGATGGCTTAGAGGGCCCGCGGGAATGACCCGGCCCAAACAGGCTGTACCAACTGGGCCAGCTCTCCCTTAACCCGTAAGGCCCAGCCCACCCAGTTACCCCTTTCCCGATCCGAGGTTGCTTGTTCTTCCTCGCCGGCGCGCCGCCATCCCCTCTCCCCGCGACGGCCAGGTGGGCGGCAGCGTCTCTCTCCCCAGTCCCCACCTTTCTCCGACGCGAAGGGAGTTACCAGTCTGCCGCCACTCCTCTCACTCCGCCCCGGCGCGAGCTTGCCCCCTCGCTGGCCTGCTCCATCCGTCCATCTGCGCTCGTGCCGTCCCTCGCTCCGGCGTATAGACTTCTGAAGCGAACCCACGCTGCCGCCGCCATTGTGAGTGCCTCCTGTCCTGGCGCTCTAAATTTCGGTGAATCCGTGCATGATATTAGGCGCGCACCTGACTTGTTCGATGAAATGCCGCGTCGGCACGTATGCCTCGGGTTGACTCGTGTGTTGTGTTGCTGGCTTACTGCAGCGTTCGAGCATTGCAAGCGACGGTATCAAGATCTGGATCCTGGAGTGCCTGGGAAATGAGTGCAGGTGAGGACCTGTCTTTGTGATTGATCTCCTATGCTCCTGTTGGTTCATGCTTACAGTTGTTGGCTTCACGCATCTGACAATGACCAAGAGCTTTGGCTCCCATTCGTGTGTTGCCGGTTTTCTACCCCATGACTAACTTGCAACATGATACTAATGTATGAAGCTTTGAATAACCCGTGTGGGTTTTAACAGGTGGAGCTTTTGGTGGAAACAGGGGAGTGAGGCCTGTACCTCCTGAAAAGGGTGTATTCCCTCTTGATCACCTGCATGAGTGTGACCTGGTAAGTTTTAATCGTTTTGTTTCTCATAGGGTGTAATGTTAGTGAGTGTTATATGAGAGCTGCCTTTTCAAACAGGAGAAGAAGGACTATCTTGCCTGCCTGAAATCAACAGGGGCTCAGTCTGAAAAATGTCGGATGTTCTCGAAGAAATACTTGGAATGTAGGATGGAGAGGTTAGCTTGCTTACTCCCCGTGTAATAATTTCAGAAGTAACTACTTGTATTGTAGTATTGTAGTTAGCTCAACCTCTTTTTTGGCACATCCATGACTTGAAGAATTTATGTGTAATgatttagggtgtgtttggttcctAAGCAAACTTAATATTGGCCTTGCTAGGCAAGGATAGGTGTTTGGCATCAAAATAGAAAACAAAGCGAACCAGCATGCATGGGTTATATATATAATCTTGCCACAGTAGAAAAACAGTTTATTGCTACAGCATGAACCACTAGTTTTGGTAGTTGAGGGAAGAAACAGTTTGTTGCTGCATTAGCCTACAGCAAACCAAGCCTGACGTCCTTCCATGTTGTCTTATTTGCCTCCTCTGGCGGTATGTCTATTTGATGGTTGCATGAAGCAACCAATGTTGCCAACCAGGCAACCACAAATATGTAACTACTAGCTTTAGCCTTTTAGGAGATGTTTAGTGCTTGCCGTAGTTGATTTTAAGATATTTCGCATGATCGTTCTAGTAATAGTTAAAGTTCTGCCACTTGCAGTCGTATGAGTCCTTACCAGCTTTGATGTCTGAAATCCACTATTCAAGCTCATGAACAAGATGCACTTTTATTATTCTAATTTCTTGGTTTGTTGCTGCTCTGTCCTGTAGGATTCTAATTCATGTTGTTCTTGTACAATCCAGAAACCTGATGGCGAAGCAAGATATGTCAGAGCTTGGGTTCAGTGACAAAGACGTTTTGGTCACACCTTCAGAGGAGAACCACAAACTGCAGAGTCCAGCAAGTGATTCGAAAGAGAGTAAATAGCTGGTAAATCTGCAAGCTCCTTATTcgtgagaaaaaaagagaataACAAGGAGAACTGACACTGAGATAACATGTGTTTGTGTAATTCGACAAGCTCTGTGTGTGGGATATATTATGGATGCAGAGGAGTGTCTCGTGTTATTTTGCTAGTTGTCTGATAAACTAAGTGATAGACCCATGTGCCTTTTTGGATTGTACTccttccgttccataatgtagttcaTAAAGATTTTTTGGAAAGTCAGAATTTACAAACTTTAATCGAGTTTATAGATAAAACTATTTATATCTATGAcacgaaatatatatatataatatgaaaaCACGTCTTATGATGTATTGTGTATTTAGTATTCTAGATGTATATGTTTTtctctacaaatttgatcaaattttgtaatgtttgacttttcaaaaaaattGTGGAACAGAGGTAGTATTGcagatttttttttcttctgtCCTTTGATCGAACGGAATGGCACTTGTAAAATGATATTGTTCCCTTTTACGCCCCAATCTCTTTGAAATTGGAACATCTACTTCAACTTTCTTTTAACACCTGGACACACACATAGCGTAGGCAACGGCCTTCTCTCCCGAAGGTTGTGCTTTCCCTCGCTTCCGCCAGTTGCTTTGCTCTCTGGTGGCAGGTCCTCCCTTCTCAGAAGATTGATGTCACTTTCTACTACACATGGTCGCTGGCCGCTGCAGCCTCCTCCCTATACGGCCAGCGTTGTCGAACCCTTTGACGTCAGCGGCTTCTTCCTGTACATAGCCGTTGCTGCCTTGACGTGGGACGCTCTACGTTGATCGTCAGGTAAGCCAATCCTGTTAAAGCACTTCAGTTCTTTGACGGTGGTACTCGCCAGAATTGATTGGCTCGCTTTATTAGGATTGTTCCCCTGGTGATGTCTAGGGTTCTTCGTCCTCTCGTCGGGTCGCCTTGACGTTGAGTTTTTGTTTACTCTGAGTTTCTTCCTACTCATCCTCTCCTACTGCGACGCGGGGTGCCTCAAGTCTTGGTTAACAGAGGTTAGAGAGAGTTTTCTACGGGATAACAATTGGCAGATCATTGCTGGAGCACTGGAAATCATGGGGTGGAATTGCTGCGGGATGAATTCAGCTCGGGCAGTTCGTGCATTTTTTGGAGGTCCAGAAGCAAATAAAGCCAGATGTATGTTTTCTGTCTGAGACACATCTGCCGAAAGGTAAGGCGGAAAAAAATTCTGAATAGAACGAGTTTCCAACATTTGATTGCTAATGAAAGTCATGGGAGGAGTGGGGGTCTTGTGATGTTGTGGAGCGATGAGGTGAAGATGGAAGAACTAAGTGTAGAAGTGCATGTTCTAactaatgcaaccaaaagaccgatatgatgaaagagactaggcagcacattatacgtcaacactcccctcacgtgtggcttcctcaggcctaaacgtggaccaaaagtgggctgcaatttaattgcgccagccgggtcttgaactcaagacctcttaacTCCGAtatcatgtagaagtgcatgccgcaatttaattgcgccagccgggtcttgaactcaagacctcttaacTCCGAtatcatgtagaagtgcatgctctagccaatacaaccaaaagaccgatctgatggaaaaAACTAGGCAACACATCATACTCAACACTAAGTACAACTAATCAACACATTGATGTTGTGGCGGAAGGGGGTGAGAAGTGGAGACTCATTGGTGTAAATGGGGAGCCTAGCTAGGAGTTGAAGGATATAACCTCGACTGATCTACGTGATTTGCATGCCTTTCTTAAGGTACTGTGGCTGGTGTCTTAGGAGACTGCAATGAGATTTTTGCTGAACTCCGAGGAGTAAGGTAACCCCGGACCGTTGCCTCGTTTTTTGCAATAAAAATGgggcgggggaaacccttttgtttttttaacaaaaaaaCGACCGATGAGATTCATGCAGCCCTTCCAagattgccatgattattgtgggctCATGGACATGGACTATACGTAGGAGACAAATTTACATGTCGGCGGGGGAAAACCAGAGAAAGGTTGGATAGATCAGTGAGCACGGTTGGGTGGAGAAATATGTTTCAGTTTGCGGGAccgatactccctccggtcctctttactctgcatattagaattctttgaagtcaaacttcataaagtttgaccgtatttatatgaaaaaatatcaacatctgccatgctaaagttatatgatatgaaactttaagtcatgacacatctagtggtattgatttcagattgtgaatgttggcatttttttctacaaagttggtcaaactttacaaggcTTGACTTCAgttaaatcttatatgcgaactaaaaaagaCTAGAGGGAGTACATGAGAGCATGACAAAATCAGACTCACGCTGATTATTTCAAGGTGGAAACTGGCAATAGGAAAAGCTCCACTAAGAGATTCAAGGCACGTTGGCTGAGAACCTTCTGTTGAAGAGGTAGTGAAAGGAGCTTGGGAGAAGGCCATAAGTAGGGAAAGACAGTTGATAGATATAGTTCATTTGGCATTGCATGGCGGGGGAGGATTTAGGGCATGCAAGTATGGGGGCACACACTTTGTGGACCGGTGCTGTGCGCCAAGATTCACACATATGTTTGTGTATATAGTCTTTTTATGTTGTATAACACTTCGTATATGTCTATAATGTTATGTGTATCTATCCGTGTATCAGTTTGAGGCAACAATGTTGCCACTGTCCTTTGCAGAAAACTCAGAAACCTTCAATATGATCTAAAACAATGGAGCAAGGGCATTTCAAAACTCTCTATGGCAATACTGAATTCTAGCAAAACCCTTGCAGCGACTGATGAATTGGAAACAAAAGAGCTCTTACACTTCCAGAGACAAACTTCAGGAAAATTCTTAAGAGACACGTCCTCGGACTATTATCATATCAAAGAGCTTATTGGAAGAAAAGATGTACGATCCATTGGGTGAAATTTGGTGACGAATGCCCTAAGTTCTTCCAAGCCTTGGCATTAGAAATATACCGCAGAAACAACATTCCCACTCTTTCATTATCAGATGGCACTgaaattgaagagcatgctggaaaAGAGGCTATTGTATACCAATCATTCAAAGAGAGGTTAGGCACCTCTGGCAATTTTCAAATGAAATATGATCTACCCCAAATCATCAAGAAAATTGCAGACTTGGACCAACTCACTATCCCCTTcactaaggaggaaatcgacaatgtTATTCGTGAGATGCCACCGGATAGGGCACCAGGACCAGATGGTTTCACTAGCATTTTCCTAAAAAGTTGCTGGCACATTATAAAGGATTTTTATAAGCTAGGGTAATCAATTCTTCAAAGGGGGATTAAACCTAGAAAGCATAAATGAGGGCTTCATCACACTGTTACCTAAGATTTCATCCACCGCAACAGTAAAGACTTTCGGACCATCACATTGCTAAATTGTTGCCTCAAAGTGATTACCAAACTTCTGGCCAACCGCTTACAAAAATTGATTTTGAAGATAATCCACTGCAACCAATATGTATTTATTAAAGGGAGATCCATCCAAGATTGCCCTGCATGGGCCTTTGAGTATATTTTCCAATGCCAAGCCTCCAATAAACCAACTATACTACTCAAGATTGACTTCGCCAAAGCATTCGACACTAT
It encodes:
- the LOC119297244 gene encoding cytochrome c oxidase assembly protein COX19-like, which encodes MSAGGAFGGNRGVRPVPPEKGVFPLDHLHECDLEKKDYLACLKSTGAQSEKCRMFSKKYLECRMERNLMAKQDMSELGFSDKDVLVTPSEENHKLQSPASDSKESK